One genomic window of Phoenix dactylifera cultivar Barhee BC4 chromosome 6, palm_55x_up_171113_PBpolish2nd_filt_p, whole genome shotgun sequence includes the following:
- the LOC103707604 gene encoding phosphatidylinositol transfer protein 3-like isoform X1, giving the protein MRRDLPPSVGLFNLTIFSSRGREIFNITRTHFGSVAVMFRKKHTTRDIQEDGTVHQEAKINELRAAMGPLSGRSLKYCTDACLRRYLEARNWNVYESKKMLEEMLKWRSTYKPEEIRWHEVAIEGETGKLYIANFHDREGRTVLVMKPAKQNSSSHINQIRHLVYILENAILNMPEGQEQMVCLIDFTGWSLSNSVPIKTAREAAKILQNHYPERLAAAFLYNPPRIFETFWKIVKYFLDPKSFEKTHFVYPKTAESIELMCKYFDVEILPVEFGGKNKIQYNHEEFSKLMLKDDIRSASIWDLNEKPAQANHTTNGHSTSEVAWEPSRIAAQAS; this is encoded by the exons GAACACATTTTGGTAGTGTAGCAGTCATGTTTCGTAAGAAGCATACCACCCGTGATATTCAGGAGGATGGTACCGTGCACCAAGAAGCAAAG ATCAATGAGCTAAGAGCTGCAATGGGACCCTTGTCTGGACGTAGCTTGAAGTACTGCACTGATGCATGCTTGAGGAGATATTTGGAAGCTAGGAACTGGAATGTTTATGAgtcaaaaaaaatgttggaagAGATGCTCAAGTGGCGATCAACCTACAAGCCAGAAGAGATCCGCTGG CATGAAGTTGCTATTGAAGGTGAAACTGGTAAATTGTACATAGCAAATTTTCATGATCGAGAAGGAAGAACTGTTCTTGTGATGAAACCAGCAAAACAG AACTCATCATCACACATCAATCAAATTCGGCATCTGGTGTATATCTTAGAGAATGCGATTCTCAATATGCCTGAGGGTCAAGAGCAAATGGTGTGTTTGATAGACTTCACTGGGTGGTCATTAAGCAATTCAGTCCCAATAAAGACTGCTCGAGAAGCTGCAAAGATTTTGCAAAATCATTATCCTGAGAGGCTTGCTGCTGCATTTTTATACAATCCTCCCAGAATCTTTGAAACCTTTTGGAAG ATTGTCAAATATTTCTTAGACCCAAAAAGCTTCGAAAAGACACATTTTGTTTATCCAAAGACTGCAGAAAGCATAGAGCTCATGTGCAAGTACTTTGATGTTGAGATACTTCCGGTTGAGTTTGGAGGAAAGAACAAAATACAATACAACCATGAGGAGTTCTCCAAATTGATGTTAAAGGATGATATCAGATCGGCAAGCATTTGGGATTTGAATGAAAAACCAGCCCAGGCCAACCATACAACCAATGGGCACTCAACTTCCGAGGTTGCGTGGGAACCATCACGGATTGCTGCGCAAGCAAGTTGA
- the LOC103707604 gene encoding phosphatidylinositol transfer protein 3-like isoform X2, whose product MFRKKHTTRDIQEDGTVHQEAKINELRAAMGPLSGRSLKYCTDACLRRYLEARNWNVYESKKMLEEMLKWRSTYKPEEIRWHEVAIEGETGKLYIANFHDREGRTVLVMKPAKQNSSSHINQIRHLVYILENAILNMPEGQEQMVCLIDFTGWSLSNSVPIKTAREAAKILQNHYPERLAAAFLYNPPRIFETFWKIVKYFLDPKSFEKTHFVYPKTAESIELMCKYFDVEILPVEFGGKNKIQYNHEEFSKLMLKDDIRSASIWDLNEKPAQANHTTNGHSTSEVAWEPSRIAAQAS is encoded by the exons ATGTTTCGTAAGAAGCATACCACCCGTGATATTCAGGAGGATGGTACCGTGCACCAAGAAGCAAAG ATCAATGAGCTAAGAGCTGCAATGGGACCCTTGTCTGGACGTAGCTTGAAGTACTGCACTGATGCATGCTTGAGGAGATATTTGGAAGCTAGGAACTGGAATGTTTATGAgtcaaaaaaaatgttggaagAGATGCTCAAGTGGCGATCAACCTACAAGCCAGAAGAGATCCGCTGG CATGAAGTTGCTATTGAAGGTGAAACTGGTAAATTGTACATAGCAAATTTTCATGATCGAGAAGGAAGAACTGTTCTTGTGATGAAACCAGCAAAACAG AACTCATCATCACACATCAATCAAATTCGGCATCTGGTGTATATCTTAGAGAATGCGATTCTCAATATGCCTGAGGGTCAAGAGCAAATGGTGTGTTTGATAGACTTCACTGGGTGGTCATTAAGCAATTCAGTCCCAATAAAGACTGCTCGAGAAGCTGCAAAGATTTTGCAAAATCATTATCCTGAGAGGCTTGCTGCTGCATTTTTATACAATCCTCCCAGAATCTTTGAAACCTTTTGGAAG ATTGTCAAATATTTCTTAGACCCAAAAAGCTTCGAAAAGACACATTTTGTTTATCCAAAGACTGCAGAAAGCATAGAGCTCATGTGCAAGTACTTTGATGTTGAGATACTTCCGGTTGAGTTTGGAGGAAAGAACAAAATACAATACAACCATGAGGAGTTCTCCAAATTGATGTTAAAGGATGATATCAGATCGGCAAGCATTTGGGATTTGAATGAAAAACCAGCCCAGGCCAACCATACAACCAATGGGCACTCAACTTCCGAGGTTGCGTGGGAACCATCACGGATTGCTGCGCAAGCAAGTTGA